From one Verrucomicrobiota bacterium genomic stretch:
- a CDS encoding PEP-CTERM sorting domain-containing protein: protein MRGLTLRYSIWILISVALCVGALPGWVSRASAHDGFIITEFADFTVKEFQHEDEDPFKGLIDLTVTNTGTEAWGDFHFEIFQIPGFPSVENVDFTTEVIGPDDFRPLMEGNLVSFVVDNDVVGATLDLYFYSTPVLPNQTVNFKVHTDNTTDQVSFFGLMVYPTPFPEPGTMALLGLGGAALLLRWRKKK, encoded by the coding sequence ATGAGGGGGTTGACTCTGCGCTACAGCATCTGGATCCTTATCTCTGTCGCGTTGTGCGTCGGGGCGTTGCCTGGGTGGGTGTCGCGGGCGAGTGCCCATGACGGCTTCATCATCACGGAGTTCGCCGACTTCACGGTGAAGGAGTTCCAGCACGAGGATGAGGACCCGTTCAAGGGCCTCATTGACCTCACGGTAACCAACACCGGCACAGAGGCTTGGGGCGATTTCCACTTCGAGATCTTCCAGATCCCGGGCTTCCCGAGCGTCGAGAACGTTGACTTCACCACAGAGGTTATCGGCCCCGACGATTTCCGCCCGCTCATGGAAGGCAACCTTGTCAGCTTCGTCGTCGACAATGACGTCGTGGGCGCCACGCTTGACCTGTACTTCTACAGCACGCCCGTGCTTCCGAACCAGACAGTGAACTTCAAGGTTCACACCGATAACACGACCGACCAGGTGTCATTCTTCGGCCTGATGGTCTATCCGACGCCGTTCCCCGAACCGGGCACAATGGCCCTCCTCGGGCTGGGTGGTGCAGCGCTCCTGCTGCGCTGGCGCAAGAAGAAGTGA
- a CDS encoding right-handed parallel beta-helix repeat-containing protein, with the protein MAERIFLSQPRHPGLFRLGMVVLLGLFTVLDGLSEPPADLHAGKPWRHGTRTTPSQGETPASRPAETGKVVANGLSKARAVSEAVAGGLAPEVAGDRPLAVDNSATVYFPPIGVQDHGDCTCWSSVYYYNTYTQACDEGLDASAGDLDALCSHRFMFSLINQGARGAEGTRYVITHVSDVGSANAACHSLTEDIHTWPEEAAWVQALRNRTGTPHSIRADTEDGLEAIRQHLANGNCIVTRGVIGENLRLYPDNNIIGIDNRVWYWRDQMRSRHSLCVVGYDDERSYVDHRDGKTHKGAFLVANSSWPDWGWFNTANEKGYFWIAYTMFLEGKFGWYDDPWPYTDPCYDNAPYPEMYYNDDRPHYRPRLYAVAGISHAKRNTLAVTGGIGATVAPDFLGPETIRQTAYGEIPIEDSRRVAVDLTDGADCLVPGVPTPVFVKLSLADGAGSNATITSADFFYDPEGDGTYLMVSSTDPTVTVTPGHSGFATVQITAPVTLCVDANATGNPVQDGTREHPCATIQAAIDAATGPAIVSVGPGTYREAVVMASDISLIGAGANRTFIDSQNAGEAIRCSAVTGVTVDGFAMTTSGTTQTALRLINSAVVVRHCVATGSGSGFGVEQTGSATLVNCLSHDNAAHGVWHNGMATLAVRNSTIAGNGGSGVVCWSAGTVTITDSILWGNGDDLNGSVLWSVSHCDISDGDFAGSSGTISQDPLFVTGPQHDYYLSQTAAGQVADSPCLDAGSTHAAFLDLNTRTTRTDEADDRFTVDMGYHAAYVLRITSIAQIGPDVQIQWNARPGKDYVVEWSGGGEPWHEVPVGAVGTWLDATTAAFMRRVYRVREK; encoded by the coding sequence ATGGCCGAACGCATCTTCCTATCTCAACCGCGCCATCCGGGGCTGTTTCGTCTCGGGATGGTTGTGCTCTTGGGCCTGTTCACCGTCCTTGACGGCTTGTCGGAGCCGCCCGCAGATCTCCATGCCGGGAAACCGTGGCGCCACGGTACTCGAACCACACCGTCCCAGGGCGAGACACCGGCCTCGCGCCCCGCGGAGACTGGCAAGGTGGTTGCCAACGGGCTCTCGAAGGCGCGCGCCGTGTCCGAGGCGGTTGCCGGGGGGCTTGCGCCCGAGGTGGCTGGAGATCGTCCGTTGGCGGTGGACAACAGCGCAACGGTCTACTTCCCGCCGATCGGCGTGCAGGACCACGGCGACTGCACATGCTGGTCGTCGGTCTACTACTACAACACCTACACGCAGGCGTGTGACGAGGGGCTTGACGCCTCAGCCGGCGACCTCGACGCCCTCTGCAGCCACCGCTTCATGTTCTCCCTCATCAACCAGGGCGCCCGGGGCGCCGAGGGCACGCGATACGTGATCACGCACGTGTCCGATGTCGGCTCGGCCAACGCGGCATGCCACTCGCTGACCGAGGACATCCACACGTGGCCGGAGGAAGCGGCCTGGGTCCAGGCCCTGCGCAACCGCACGGGCACGCCGCACAGCATCCGGGCCGACACCGAAGACGGCCTCGAGGCGATCAGACAGCATCTCGCCAACGGCAACTGCATCGTGACGCGCGGCGTGATCGGCGAGAACCTCCGCCTGTATCCCGACAACAACATCATCGGCATTGACAACCGCGTCTGGTACTGGAGAGACCAGATGCGCTCCAGGCACTCGCTCTGTGTCGTCGGCTACGACGATGAGCGGAGCTACGTTGACCACCGCGACGGCAAGACCCACAAAGGCGCCTTTCTCGTCGCCAACAGCTCGTGGCCCGATTGGGGCTGGTTCAACACCGCCAACGAGAAGGGCTACTTCTGGATTGCCTACACCATGTTTCTCGAGGGCAAGTTCGGCTGGTACGACGATCCGTGGCCCTACACGGATCCATGCTACGACAACGCGCCGTATCCGGAGATGTACTACAACGACGACCGGCCCCATTACCGGCCGAGGCTCTACGCCGTCGCCGGCATCAGCCACGCCAAGCGCAACACGCTCGCCGTCACGGGCGGCATCGGCGCCACCGTCGCACCCGACTTCCTTGGGCCGGAGACGATCAGGCAGACCGCCTACGGCGAGATCCCCATCGAGGATTCGCGGCGCGTGGCCGTCGACCTGACCGATGGCGCCGATTGCCTCGTGCCCGGCGTGCCGACGCCAGTGTTTGTCAAGCTCAGCCTCGCCGACGGGGCGGGATCGAACGCCACGATCACGAGCGCGGACTTCTTCTACGATCCCGAGGGTGACGGCACCTACCTCATGGTCTCGTCGACCGACCCAACCGTGACGGTGACGCCTGGGCACTCGGGCTTCGCCACCGTGCAGATTACGGCCCCGGTTACTCTCTGTGTCGATGCCAACGCCACCGGCAACCCCGTGCAGGACGGCACCCGCGAGCACCCGTGCGCGACAATCCAAGCCGCGATAGATGCAGCGACTGGGCCTGCCATTGTCTCCGTCGGGCCCGGCACGTACCGTGAAGCCGTTGTCATGGCGAGCGACATCTCGCTCATCGGCGCTGGCGCCAACAGGACGTTCATCGACTCGCAGAACGCCGGTGAGGCCATCCGCTGCAGCGCAGTGACCGGGGTGACTGTCGACGGGTTCGCGATGACCACGAGTGGCACGACGCAGACGGCCCTGCGGCTAATCAACTCGGCGGTGGTGGTGCGCCACTGTGTTGCCACCGGCAGCGGCAGCGGCTTCGGCGTCGAGCAGACCGGCAGCGCGACTCTGGTCAACTGCCTCTCGCACGACAATGCGGCCCACGGCGTCTGGCACAACGGCATGGCCACCCTGGCCGTGCGCAATAGCACGATCGCGGGCAACGGCGGCAGCGGTGTCGTCTGCTGGAGCGCCGGCACCGTGACGATCACCGACTCGATTCTCTGGGGCAACGGTGATGACCTGAACGGCTCGGTTCTCTGGAGCGTGAGCCACTGCGACATCAGCGATGGCGACTTCGCCGGCAGCAGCGGCACGATCTCGCAGGATCCGCTGTTCGTCACCGGGCCGCAGCACGACTATTACCTGAGCCAGACGGCGGCGGGACAGGTCGCCGACAGCCCATGCCTCGATGCCGGCAGCACGCATGCGGCCTTTCTCGACCTCAACACGAGGACGACGCGCACCGACGAGGCCGACGACCGGTTCACGGTCGACATGGGTTACCACGCTGCCTACGTGCTGAGGATCACATCGATCGCGCAGATAGGCCCCGACGTGCAGATCCAGTGGAATGCCCGGCCGGGCAAGGACTACGTGGTCGAGTGGTCTGGCGGCGGGGAGCCTTGGCACGAGGTGCCCGTCGGCGCAGTCGGCACGTGGCTCGACGCCACCACCGCCGCCTTCATGCGAAGGGTCTACCGCGTGCGCGAGAAGTAG
- a CDS encoding epoxyqueuosine reductase, with product MAQKNVSEELFVELRAIARTRGATSFGVASVEAMLEAGLRCPTPEFERFPSAISVGFRLSDAVIETLIDRPTKLYAYHYRVVNAQLDRIALELTAALQTRGYEALPLPSSQVVDWDTQRGQASHKWVALFAGLGFFGLNNLIVHPEFGARLRYVTVYTDAPLPAARPIEEACGECRACVAACPCGAIGDTVDHFNLDRCCEQLNLFKRTAGVGHHICGLCIKACVGREGPAGKDQGRTT from the coding sequence GTGGCACAGAAGAACGTATCGGAAGAGCTGTTCGTCGAACTGAGGGCGATCGCGCGCACGCGTGGCGCGACGTCGTTCGGTGTGGCCTCGGTCGAGGCGATGCTCGAGGCCGGGCTGAGGTGCCCAACGCCGGAGTTCGAGCGTTTCCCGAGTGCCATCTCGGTGGGGTTTCGGCTCTCGGACGCCGTCATTGAGACTCTCATCGACCGGCCGACCAAGCTCTACGCCTACCATTACCGCGTGGTCAATGCGCAGCTTGACCGGATCGCCCTCGAGCTAACGGCCGCTCTGCAAACACGCGGCTACGAGGCGCTCCCGCTGCCTTCGTCGCAGGTTGTTGATTGGGACACGCAGCGCGGGCAGGCGTCGCACAAGTGGGTCGCCCTGTTCGCCGGGCTTGGCTTCTTCGGGCTGAACAACCTGATCGTCCATCCCGAGTTCGGCGCCCGTCTGCGGTACGTGACGGTCTACACCGATGCGCCGCTGCCGGCGGCGAGACCGATCGAGGAGGCCTGCGGCGAGTGCCGGGCGTGCGTGGCCGCGTGCCCGTGCGGGGCCATCGGCGATACGGTCGATCATTTCAACCTCGATCGCTGCTGCGAGCAGCTCAATCTGTTCAAGAGAACGGCCGGCGTCGGCCACCACATCTGCGGACTCTGCATCAAGGCCTGCGTGGGCCGCGAAGGCCCGGCCGGCAAGGACCAAGGGAGGACGACTTGA
- a CDS encoding type II secretion system protein, with product MVYRRLSRNSNAFTLIELLVVIAVIAILAAMLLPAIQSAKERAVKISCWNNLQQIGTAAHTYMTQFDDWLVGQAGITAHCGSFGFTNEPVSTGTLWPYYTDKAVFLCPRDKRDPKVDAYTWSYSLNGTTQPMSGSIPAGGKASHNFQHGRHLGTVESPETLIFFVEENTDRRTNSPVGSYWIIPNDACFSNCDYTGPRHLTRCVVNYVDNHVGEIDSMELWFGPVFQSEPTDQY from the coding sequence ATGGTGTACCGACGCCTGTCCCGCAATTCAAACGCCTTCACGCTGATCGAGCTGCTGGTCGTGATTGCCGTGATCGCGATCCTGGCGGCCATGCTTCTACCGGCTATCCAGTCGGCCAAGGAGCGGGCGGTCAAGATCAGCTGCTGGAACAACCTGCAGCAGATCGGCACGGCGGCACACACCTACATGACCCAGTTCGATGACTGGCTGGTCGGGCAGGCCGGAATCACAGCCCACTGCGGCTCGTTCGGCTTCACCAACGAACCGGTCTCCACCGGCACCCTCTGGCCGTACTACACCGACAAGGCGGTGTTCCTCTGCCCCCGTGACAAGCGAGATCCGAAGGTTGATGCCTACACGTGGAGCTACTCTCTGAACGGGACAACTCAGCCCATGTCGGGCTCGATACCGGCCGGTGGCAAGGCAAGCCACAACTTCCAGCATGGGCGACACCTTGGCACGGTGGAGTCCCCCGAGACGCTGATCTTCTTCGTCGAGGAGAACACTGACAGGAGAACAAACTCGCCGGTCGGCAGCTACTGGATCATCCCCAATGACGCATGCTTCTCGAACTGCGACTACACGGGCCCGCGCCATCTGACGCGGTGCGTTGTCAACTACGTCGACAATCACGTGGGCGAGATCGACTCGATGGAGCTCTGGTTCGGTCCGGTATTCCAGAGTGAGCCGACTGACCAGTACTGA
- a CDS encoding family 10 glycosylhydrolase — protein sequence MSIRFRIMLFGLFVLLLFHQPLHAQEFRALWVDCEGKNGTLQSKAKIVEMLDEAKRIGCTDLIVQVYRGNRSWFRSAKADTTPWREIKEAEGIDCLAFLVDEAHQRGLKLHAWFNIFRITTNTDAPMLKELGRAIALMDNHGRSVLDYKNFRIPPPIGNTYELSDEALMLDPGNLKVHAYQLAIVKEVLDNYPGVDGVHLDFVRYPSIMPFPPGSRFSWDIDFGYNPAALERFKAQTGLDARTMERSRANCQKWDDFRRENITRFVRATRKLIADSGKSVQLSAAGVAYADRAYLSFFQDWRGWCEEGLVDFVVAMNYTDDRRLARYLSRGAATVAGKAPAYVGLHAFISPVDADAVLAQLRDALDAGTRGICLFSYDTIRLQCPELFGKLAGSKGRPWGKD from the coding sequence GTGAGCATCCGTTTCAGAATCATGTTGTTCGGGCTCTTCGTCCTCCTGCTCTTTCACCAGCCGCTTCACGCCCAGGAATTCCGGGCACTGTGGGTTGACTGCGAGGGGAAGAACGGGACGCTGCAGTCGAAGGCGAAGATCGTCGAGATGCTCGACGAGGCGAAGCGGATCGGCTGCACGGACCTGATTGTCCAAGTCTACCGCGGCAACCGGTCGTGGTTTCGCTCCGCCAAGGCCGACACGACGCCCTGGCGCGAGATCAAGGAGGCCGAGGGCATCGACTGCCTCGCCTTCCTCGTCGACGAGGCGCACCAGCGCGGGCTCAAGCTCCACGCGTGGTTCAACATCTTCCGCATCACGACGAACACCGACGCGCCGATGCTCAAGGAGCTGGGGCGCGCAATTGCGCTCATGGACAACCACGGCCGCTCGGTGCTCGACTACAAGAACTTCCGCATCCCTCCGCCCATCGGCAACACCTATGAGCTGTCGGACGAGGCGCTCATGCTCGATCCCGGCAACCTCAAGGTACACGCCTACCAGCTCGCCATCGTCAAGGAGGTGCTCGACAACTACCCCGGCGTTGACGGCGTTCACCTCGACTTCGTCCGCTATCCAAGCATCATGCCGTTTCCGCCCGGCTCGCGGTTCAGTTGGGACATCGACTTCGGCTACAACCCGGCGGCGCTGGAACGATTCAAGGCGCAAACCGGCCTCGATGCCCGCACAATGGAACGCTCGCGCGCCAACTGCCAGAAGTGGGACGATTTCCGCCGCGAAAACATCACCCGCTTTGTGCGCGCGACTCGCAAGCTCATCGCCGACTCGGGCAAGAGCGTCCAACTGTCGGCCGCAGGCGTGGCGTATGCCGACCGCGCCTATCTGAGCTTCTTCCAGGACTGGCGCGGCTGGTGCGAGGAGGGGCTCGTCGACTTCGTCGTCGCGATGAACTACACGGACGACCGGCGCCTCGCGCGCTACCTCTCTCGCGGCGCCGCGACCGTCGCCGGCAAGGCTCCCGCCTACGTCGGCCTGCACGCCTTCATCAGTCCCGTCGACGCGGACGCCGTCCTGGCACAGCTCCGCGACGCGCTCGACGCGGGAACCCGAGGCATCTGCCTGTTCAGTTACGACACGATTCGGCTGCAGTGCCCCGAGCTGTTCGGCAAGCTGGCTGGCTCCAAGGGGAGGCCCTGGGGCAAAGACTAG